The following coding sequences are from one Enterococcus sp. 4G2_DIV0659 window:
- the rsmB gene encoding 16S rRNA (cytosine(967)-C(5))-methyltransferase RsmB, translated as MGKKIPTRVKSSVRYVALRTIERVDNGGAYSNLLLNEMINNSALGEKDSRLFTELVYGTISRKLLLEYYLTPFIQNPKKVDSWVKNLLSLSVYQLVFLDKIPDHAIINEAVEIGKHRGNIGVARFVNGVLRAFQREGAPGLEKIKDPVDRLSVEISMPKWLTEKLIKQMGVEETRKLGLSLFEKSHVSGRVDTREISIADALEELQKDHIEAFSSQVSPYGVVADKGFLAGNYLFEAGKLTIQDESSMLVAPAMQIEKNHVVLDACAAPGGKTTHIATFLDRKQGGRVKALDIHDHKIKLIKQNAERLHVKEVVDTEKLDARKVGEAFPAEYFDRILVDAPCSGLGLMRRKPDIKYHKSAQDFEQLPKIQLEILESVAHTLKQWGIMVYSTCTIAEEENQEVVAAFLEKHSEFKKIDIEVNEAVQSAIKDQMLTLYPHQLGTDGFFICCMQKVC; from the coding sequence ATGGGGAAAAAAATACCAACAAGAGTAAAAAGTTCGGTTCGTTACGTAGCGTTAAGAACGATTGAGCGTGTAGATAATGGTGGAGCATACTCAAATTTACTATTGAACGAGATGATCAATAACTCCGCATTAGGAGAAAAAGATAGTCGTTTATTCACAGAACTTGTTTATGGAACCATTAGCCGTAAATTGTTACTAGAATACTATTTAACACCTTTTATTCAAAATCCTAAAAAAGTCGACAGTTGGGTGAAAAATCTACTAAGTCTGTCTGTCTATCAGCTAGTCTTTTTAGACAAAATTCCTGATCATGCCATCATCAATGAAGCAGTGGAAATTGGTAAGCACAGAGGAAATATTGGGGTTGCTCGATTTGTTAATGGTGTGCTTCGAGCTTTTCAACGTGAAGGAGCTCCTGGTTTAGAAAAAATCAAAGACCCTGTAGATCGTTTATCTGTGGAAATCAGTATGCCTAAATGGTTGACAGAAAAGCTGATCAAGCAAATGGGAGTAGAAGAAACGAGAAAATTAGGTCTGTCGCTTTTTGAAAAAAGTCATGTAAGCGGTCGTGTGGATACTCGTGAAATCAGTATCGCTGATGCGCTGGAAGAACTGCAAAAAGACCATATCGAAGCTTTTTCTAGCCAAGTGTCGCCTTATGGTGTGGTAGCAGACAAAGGATTTTTAGCTGGCAACTATCTATTTGAAGCTGGAAAATTAACGATTCAAGATGAAAGTTCAATGTTAGTTGCTCCAGCTATGCAAATCGAAAAAAATCATGTTGTTTTAGATGCATGCGCTGCACCAGGAGGAAAAACGACCCATATTGCGACTTTCCTTGATAGAAAACAAGGTGGACGTGTGAAGGCGTTGGATATCCATGATCATAAAATAAAATTGATTAAACAAAATGCTGAACGTCTTCATGTCAAAGAAGTTGTTGATACTGAGAAACTGGATGCGCGTAAAGTTGGAGAAGCGTTTCCGGCAGAGTATTTTGACCGAATTTTAGTGGATGCGCCCTGTTCGGGCTTAGGTCTGATGCGTCGAAAACCAGATATTAAGTACCATAAATCAGCGCAAGATTTTGAACAGTTACCGAAAATACAATTAGAAATTCTAGAAAGTGTTGCACATACATTGAAACAATGGGGTATAATGGTCTATAGCACATGCACAATTGCCGAAGAAGAAAATCAAGAAGTTGTTGCAGCATTTTTAGAAAAACATTCAGAATTTAAAAAAATTGATATCGAGGTAAACGAAGCTGTTCAATCCGCTATAAAGGATCAAATGCTGACATTGTACCCGCATCAATTAGGAACAGATGGCTTTTTTATTTGTTGTATGCAGAAAGTTTGTTAA